Sequence from the Lysobacter capsici genome:
GCGAACACGCCCAGCGCGCAGGCGACCAGCACGGTCGGCATGATCGCCAGGCCGTCGAGGCCGTCGGTCAGGTTGACCGCGTTGGAGAAGCCGACGATCCAGAAGTACGCGACCACGATCAGGCCCGCGCCGAGCGGAATCGCGATGGCCTTGATCAGCGGCACGTAGAAGGTCGTGCTCGCGACCACCGCCGGATCAGCGGTGAAGTACAGGAACGCGCCCGCGGCCAGGCCGAAGATCGACTGCAGCAGATACTTCCAGCGCGATTTGAGGCCGTTGGGATCGCGGCGCACGATCTTGATCCAGTCGTCGTACCAGCCGATCGCGCCGAAGCACAGCATCACCCCGAGCACCAGCCACACATACCTGTTGCGCAGGTCGCCCCACAGCAGCACCGAGGCCAGCACCGTCATCAGGATCAGCGCGCCGCCCATGGTCGGCGTGCCGGCCTTGGAAAAATGCGTCTGTGGGCCGTCCTGGCGGATCGGCTGGCCGCCCTTGTACTGGGCGAGCTTGCGGATCACCGCCGGGCCCCACCACAACGACAGCGCGAGCGCGGTCAACGCGCTGAGGATGCCGCGGAAGGTCAGATAGCCGAACAGCCCGAACAGGCTCTGCAACTGCTCCAGCCAACGAGTGAGTTCAAGCAGCATGCGTGGTCCCCTTCCCCTGTGCGGGCTTATGCGCGGACAGCAACGCCGTCACGATCTTGTCCATCGCACTGCTGTGCGAACCTTTCACCAACACCCGTACGCCTTCGCGCAGCTGCTCGCTGAGCGCGCGCGCCAGCGCGTCGTGGCTGTCGAACACCTGCGCGCCGTCGCCGAAGGCCTGGGCCGCGGCGGTCGGCAGTTCGCCGAGCGCGAACAGGCGACGCAGCCCGGCGGCCTTGGCGCGACGGCCGATGTCGGCGTGCATGGCGATTTCCTCGTGGCCGATCTCGCGCATCGCGCCGAGCACCAGCCAGTTTTCGCCGCCCATCTCGGCCAGGGTGTCGATCGCCGCCGCGGTCGAACCGGGATTGGCGTTGTAGCTGTCGTCGATCAGCACCGCGCCGTTGTCGAGGCGATGGGTGATCAGGCGGCCGTCGACCGGCAGCGCGGCATTGAGGCCGGCGGCGATCGCGGCCAGCGACACATCGGCGCCGAGCGCCAGCGCCGCGGCGGCCAGCGCATTGCGCACGTTATGACGGCCGCTGAGCTTCAGCGCGACCGGGGCCTCGCCCTGCGGCGTCACCAGCACGAAGCTGGAACCCTCCGGCCCGACCCGAACGTCCTTCGCGGTCACGTCCGCACTGGCGTCGATGCTGTAGCGGATGATCCGCCGGCCCGAGGCGCGATTGTCGAAGTACGGCGCGAACGCGTCGTCGGCATTGATCACCGCCACGCCGTAGGACGGCAGCGCGTCGTAGATCGCGCCCTTGGTGTCGGCGATGCCGAGCAAACTACCCATGCGCTCCAGATGCGCCGGGGCGATGTTGTTGACGACCGCGACCTGCGGACGCGCGACCCGCACGAGGTAATCGATGTCACCGGGCTTGCCCGCGCCCATCTCGTAGATCGCGAACAAGGCGTCTTCGGGCGCATCGAGCACCGCCAGCGGCAGGCCTATCTCGTTGTTGCGGTTGCCCGGGGTCGAATAGGTCCGGCCCGGCGCGGCCTGCTCCAGGATCGCGGTGGTCAGCGCCTTGACGCTGGTCTTGCCGTTGCTGCCGGTGATCGCGATCACCCGGGTGTCGCGGGTCGACTGCACCGTGGTGGCCAGATCGGCCAGCGCGCGTTCGGTATTGGCGACGATCACCTGCGGCATCGCCGCATCGATCTCGCGCGAGACCAGCGCGCCGGCCACGGCGGTGCCGAGCAGCTTGGCGACATGGTCGTGGCCGTCGAAGCGCTCGCCCTTGAGCGCGACGAACAGCGCCGCGCCGCTGACCGGCAGCGCGCGGCTGTCGGTGCTCAGCAGGTCGATCGCGGCGTCCTCGCCGTGCAGGCGGCCGCCGGTCATGCGCGCGATTTCGGACAGCATCAGGCGCCTCATGCTCGCGCCTCCAGTGCCGCCTGCGCGATCAAGGTGTCGTCGAACGCATGGCGCACGCCGTGGATTTCCTGGTAAGGCTCGTGGCCCTTGCCGGCCACCAGCACGATGTCGTCGGGACCGGCTTCGCCGATCGCATGTTCGATCGCGGCGCGGCGGTCGCGCAGCACCACCGCGCGCTGCGGCGCGCGCAGGCCTTCGAGAATGTCGGCGACGATGACGTCGCCGTCCTCGCCGCGCGGGTTGTCGTCGGTGACGATCACCAGATCGGCGCCGTGTTCGGCGATCGCCGCCATCTGCGGACGCTTGCCGCGGTCGCGTTCGCCGCCGCAGCCGAACACGCAGATCAGCCGCGCGTTGGCATGCGCGCGCAGCGAGGCCAGCGCCTGCTCCAGCGCGTCGGGTGTATGCGCGTAATCGATCACCACCAACGGCAGCACGCCGTCGCCGCCGAGGCGGTTCATGCGGCCGTGGATCGGTTCGAGTTGCGACAGGGTCTGGGCGATCTGCGCCGGCGCTTCGTCGAGCGCGTACAGCGCGCCGGCCACCGCGAGCAGATTGTCGACGTTGAAACGCCCGAGCAGCTTGGAAGCGACCGGATGCGCCTTGCCGGCGACGACGAGATCGAAGCCGATGCCGCGGCTGTCGAAACTCAACGCGTCGGCGCGCATGGTGGCGCCGTCGCGGCAGCGCGAGCTCAGGCCGATCGCGCGCACGCCCTTGGGCAACTGCGCGATCAGTTCGCGGCCGAACTCGTCGTCGAGATTGATCGCCGCCGCCCGCAGGCCCGGCCAGTCGAACAATCGCGCTTTCGCCGCGCCGTAGCTCGCCATGTCGCCGTGGTAATCGAGGTGATCGCGGGTCAGATTGGTGAACACGCCGACATCGAAATGCACGCCGGCGACGCGGCCCTGATCGAGCGCGTGCGAACTGACTTCCATCGCCACCGCGGTCGCGCCGGCATCGCGCATGTCGGCGAGCAACTCGTGCAGCGGCAGCACCAGCGGCGTGGTGAAGCCGTTCGGCACGACCGCGCCGTACAGGCCCGCGCCGAGCGTGCCGACACTGCCGCAGCGGATGCCGCGCAAGGTCCAGGCCTGCGCGATCAGCTGCACGGTCGAGGTCTTGCCGTTGGTGCCGGTGACGCCGACCACGGTCATCGCCTCGCTCGCGCGGCCATGGAAGGCATCGCCCATCTCACCCAGGCGCGAACGCAGCCCCGGCACCGCGATCGCATCGGCCGGCGCCGGCAGATCGTCGGGCGCGGGCGGTTCGAACAGGATCGCGACCGCGCCCTGCGCGCGCGCCTGCTCGACGAATTTCAATCCGTGCGCGCCGAACCCGGCGATCGCCACGAACGCATCGCCCGGACGCACCGCGCGGCTGTCCATCACCAGACCGGAAATGCGCAGATCGCCGGGGATGCCGGCGATGTCGGGCAGCAGGTCGGCCAACGGCATCAGGCGGCTCATCGCACGCCTCCCGGGGCCAGCGCGCCGGCCGCGATCGGCGGCGGCGGCGCGGCTTCGTGGGTCGCCGCCGGCAGCACCGGTCCGCTCGGCTTGCCGCCGTTCTGCTTGAGTCGCTTGGCCTCGGCCGCGGCCTGCACCGCGAGCCAGGTTTCGATGTCGTCGGGCGCCACGTCCATCAGGCGCAGCGCGCCGTCCATGACGTTGCGGAACACCGGGCCGGACACCGAACCGCCGTAGTACCCCTTCTTGGTCGGATCGGGTTCGCTGACCACCACCACCATCGAAAAGCGCGGCTTCTCCACCGGCACGACGCCGGCGAACAGCGACACGTACTTCTTCGAATAGCCGCCGGTCGCGCTGAACTTGCGCGTGGTGCCGGTCTTGCCGGCGACGTGATAGCCCAGGATCGCGGCCTGCTTGGCGGTACCGCCCGGCTCGGTCACGGTCTGCATCATGTGCATGATTTCGCCGGCCACGGCCGGGTCGAGCACTTGCTGCGGCTCGTTGCGCTGGCCCTTGACGAAGGTCGGCTGGATCAGCTTGCCGCCGTTGGCCATCGCCGCGTAGGCCATCGCGATCTGCATCGGCGTGGCCGATAGGCCGTAGCCGTACGACATGGTCGCCTTGGTCGTGCCGCTCCAGCGCGACGGCGGCGCGAGCAGGCCCGAGGACTCGCCGGGGAAGCCGCTGTTGGGCTTGCGGCCGTAACCGAAGCCCTGGATGAACTTGTAGTAGTAGTCGTTCGGCAGCGGCAGCGCGAGCTTGGCCGCGCCGACGTTGGAACTCTTGGTGATCACGCCGGTGACGGTCAGGGTGCCGTTGTTATGCGTGTCGGTGATGCGATACCGGCCATTGGGCATCCAGCCCGGCTCGGTGTGCACCAGGGTCGAGGGCTTGACCGTGCCGGCGTTGAGCGCGGCGGCGACGGTGATCGGCTTCATCGTCGAACCCGGCTCGACCACGTCGGTGATCGCGCGGTTGCGGTGGGTGTCGCGATTGCCGGCGCCCAGCAGGTTCGGGTTGTAGGTCGGCAGGTTGGCCATCGCCAGCACTTCGCCGGTCTCGATGTCGAGCACCACCGCCGAGGCGCTGCTCGCGCCGGTGTCGATCAGCGCGCGGCGCAGCTCGCGGTAGGTCAGGTACTGGATGCGGCGATCCAAGGTCAGCGTGATGTCCTTGCCCGGCTCGGCGGTCTGGACCAGATCGACGTTCTCGACGATGCGGCCGGCGCCGTCGCGGATCACCCGCTTGACCCCGGGCTTGCCGCGCAGTTCGTGGTCGAACGCGAGCTCCAGTCCTTCCTGGCCGCGGTCGTCGATGTTGGTGAAGCCCAACACGTGCGACATCGCCTCGCCCTGCGGGTAGAAGCGACGGAATTCGCGCTGCGAGAACACGCCGGGGATCTTGTAGGCGAGGATCCGCTTGGCCTCGTCCGGATTGATCCGGCGCTTGAGGTACATGAACTCCTTGCCCGAACGCTGCGACAGCTTGCGGGTCAGTTCGTCCGGCGCCACGCCCAGGGCCTTGGCCAAGGCCGGCAGGCGCTCGGGGCTCTTGGCCAGTTCCTTCGGATTGCCCCAGATCGACTCGACCGGCGTGGACACCGCCAGCGGTTCGCCGTTGCGGTCGGTGATCATGCCGCGCGAGGTCGGGATCGGGATTTCGCGCAGCGAGCGCGCGTCGCCCTGCTGGCGATAGAAATCGTTGTGGATCACCTGCAGGTCGAGCGCGCGGCCGAGCAGCGCGACCGCGCACAGGCCCAGCGTGCCGCCGACCAGGATCAGCCGGTTGCGCAGGTTGAACTGGG
This genomic interval carries:
- the mraY gene encoding phospho-N-acetylmuramoyl-pentapeptide-transferase, whose amino-acid sequence is MLLELTRWLEQLQSLFGLFGYLTFRGILSALTALALSLWWGPAVIRKLAQYKGGQPIRQDGPQTHFSKAGTPTMGGALILMTVLASVLLWGDLRNRYVWLVLGVMLCFGAIGWYDDWIKIVRRDPNGLKSRWKYLLQSIFGLAAGAFLYFTADPAVVASTTFYVPLIKAIAIPLGAGLIVVAYFWIVGFSNAVNLTDGLDGLAIMPTVLVACALGVFAYASGHAEFSKYLQIPQVPGAGELVIICAAIAGAGLGFLWFNTYPAMVFMGDIGALALGAVLGTIAVIVRQELVLVIMGGVFVIETLSVMIQVASFKLTGKRVFRMAPIHHHFELKGWPEPRVIVRFWIISVVLVLVGLATLKVR
- a CDS encoding UDP-N-acetylmuramoyl-tripeptide--D-alanyl-D-alanine ligase; the encoded protein is MRRLMLSEIARMTGGRLHGEDAAIDLLSTDSRALPVSGAALFVALKGERFDGHDHVAKLLGTAVAGALVSREIDAAMPQVIVANTERALADLATTVQSTRDTRVIAITGSNGKTSVKALTTAILEQAAPGRTYSTPGNRNNEIGLPLAVLDAPEDALFAIYEMGAGKPGDIDYLVRVARPQVAVVNNIAPAHLERMGSLLGIADTKGAIYDALPSYGVAVINADDAFAPYFDNRASGRRIIRYSIDASADVTAKDVRVGPEGSSFVLVTPQGEAPVALKLSGRHNVRNALAAAALALGADVSLAAIAAGLNAALPVDGRLITHRLDNGAVLIDDSYNANPGSTAAAIDTLAEMGGENWLVLGAMREIGHEEIAMHADIGRRAKAAGLRRLFALGELPTAAAQAFGDGAQVFDSHDALARALSEQLREGVRVLVKGSHSSAMDKIVTALLSAHKPAQGKGTTHAA
- a CDS encoding UDP-N-acetylmuramoyl-L-alanyl-D-glutamate--2,6-diaminopimelate ligase, with amino-acid sequence MPLADLLPDIAGIPGDLRISGLVMDSRAVRPGDAFVAIAGFGAHGLKFVEQARAQGAVAILFEPPAPDDLPAPADAIAVPGLRSRLGEMGDAFHGRASEAMTVVGVTGTNGKTSTVQLIAQAWTLRGIRCGSVGTLGAGLYGAVVPNGFTTPLVLPLHELLADMRDAGATAVAMEVSSHALDQGRVAGVHFDVGVFTNLTRDHLDYHGDMASYGAAKARLFDWPGLRAAAINLDDEFGRELIAQLPKGVRAIGLSSRCRDGATMRADALSFDSRGIGFDLVVAGKAHPVASKLLGRFNVDNLLAVAGALYALDEAPAQIAQTLSQLEPIHGRMNRLGGDGVLPLVVIDYAHTPDALEQALASLRAHANARLICVFGCGGERDRGKRPQMAAIAEHGADLVIVTDDNPRGEDGDVIVADILEGLRAPQRAVVLRDRRAAIEHAIGEAGPDDIVLVAGKGHEPYQEIHGVRHAFDDTLIAQAALEARA
- a CDS encoding peptidoglycan D,D-transpeptidase FtsI family protein, which gives rise to MSGRKNKRPGRSGPLDRVLGERGNRGGGFDRLVENLGEGFARLREDRARAGNKPRGRSAQFNLRNRLILVGGTLGLCAVALLGRALDLQVIHNDFYRQQGDARSLREIPIPTSRGMITDRNGEPLAVSTPVESIWGNPKELAKSPERLPALAKALGVAPDELTRKLSQRSGKEFMYLKRRINPDEAKRILAYKIPGVFSQREFRRFYPQGEAMSHVLGFTNIDDRGQEGLELAFDHELRGKPGVKRVIRDGAGRIVENVDLVQTAEPGKDITLTLDRRIQYLTYRELRRALIDTGASSASAVVLDIETGEVLAMANLPTYNPNLLGAGNRDTHRNRAITDVVEPGSTMKPITVAAALNAGTVKPSTLVHTEPGWMPNGRYRITDTHNNGTLTVTGVITKSSNVGAAKLALPLPNDYYYKFIQGFGYGRKPNSGFPGESSGLLAPPSRWSGTTKATMSYGYGLSATPMQIAMAYAAMANGGKLIQPTFVKGQRNEPQQVLDPAVAGEIMHMMQTVTEPGGTAKQAAILGYHVAGKTGTTRKFSATGGYSKKYVSLFAGVVPVEKPRFSMVVVVSEPDPTKKGYYGGSVSGPVFRNVMDGALRLMDVAPDDIETWLAVQAAAEAKRLKQNGGKPSGPVLPAATHEAAPPPPIAAGALAPGGVR